TCCCCTCTTTCGCTCCTCGTCTTCACGAACAAGACAATATGGCGCCTACTGGCGCTCACCCGGAAGTAAAACGCGTCACGGTGTTGACCCTTGCCTGCCACACGCGAACGCCTCTCGCCGCCATCTTTGCTAAGGGCGGGCAGGCGGGACGTGCCTCCCTCCCTCGCCGTAAAGCGGTCTGCCGCGGGTAACGCCCCGTCGCCGCCATCTTTACTGTGGGCAGCCACACAAGTTCCTGTCGCCCGCCGCTCTCCATGGCGGCAgccggggggggagggaggcggaGCCGCGCTCCCGCCAGCCTCCGCCTGTGCGGGCAGAGAAACAAGAGACCTCGCTGGAGGCACCGCCCCACTCCGCCGGCCGCCGTGGGGGGGCCCTCCCTCGTTCCCCATCACCGCCTCAGCCAGGCCGCCCTGGCGCCTCCCGCGGCTGGGAGCGGTGGGAAGGAACCGGGATTCACCTTCCCGCCTTAGTGTGAGGAGACCCCTGGGAAGCCCGTCAGCTCCGTGGCCCCCACGGGTAACTGCCGGTCCGGTTGGAGCGTGTGATCCGCGCTTCGCGGGCGAGGGTGGGGTCTGCGTGAAGGAGGATGAAGGAGGACGTAGAGTTGCTTCATTAAGTGGATGTAACTGGGCGCTGATACTGCGTTGAAGAATGTAAGTAACTTCCACGATGCACAGCTGCAGGGCGTCAGCGTTCCGAGCAAGTCAGGTCAGTCTGTGCATATCTGGCGCATTTGTGGAGCAGGACGATTCTTTTAGTTTATTCAGAATATCCGAATTAACTTTTACCTTACCATGAGATTTACTGTGAAATAATCATTGCATTTTAATGCATGAAGATAAACCAGAATGATCCTtggtaaatagctcttcttGTATCGGCATTGGGGCTGATTCTGTAGGCAAGGGCTTAGGGGTTGCCCTGCTCTCTGTGGAACGGAGGTTTTCATTAGCACATTACTCACCGCTGTGATCACTGCCTCCCCTTCCTTCAGTGTCATCTGATGTAAATGCCTAAAGCATCCACAGTCTCTTTGATCACTGGATAAAGTAACGTTAATACCCATGTGGAGTAACAGAATCAATTAACTTGGATGAATTATAGGAAATCAAAAGCTCCAAGAAACCTGTGCTGTGCTTCATGTAATGATTCCATTGTAAGATTTGTTGGTGCCACTTACTCTACATATTACTGTTAATTGAAGTGTTCTAGTCTTTTCCCTCTTTGGTCACAAGGAAAGCTGGACCGAGAATGCTTTCCATGGGCAGAAGTGTTCTGGAAGTTTTCATCCTGTCCAGCATCGGCTGACACACAGCTGGAACCCTGGAGTGGCCCTTCTCGATGGGCAAGCTTTAAGCTACTAGTGAAAACTGGGGACGTGAGGGGGACCCGTTCTTGGTCGTAATCTTATCACAGAATTGCAGAACTTGGTTCTTAAAATGGGAACAAGCTGTCTCTTAATCAATGACCGCTGCTGCAGATGGTAAGGTGGGAGGAAGTAAGTGGTGCAGTTCAAGTGTTCAAGGATACGGACCCATCTCTGGGTAGCTCTTGCAAGTGCAGCGAAGTTGTGACacaagatgaaaggaaaaaatattctctctttAGCTGGGAAAAAAGCGGAAGCTTTGTGAACTCCACTGTACAACATACAGCTTATATTTAAACAATATAGTTTTCCAAATGGTTGGatgttttatttatacatttgtCCAATAATATATAACACAGGCGAAATGACAAAATTAATAGAGGACAAATGGCAGCTTTATTCTGAGAAGCTTGTTAAGGCACTTAGGATAGATTGGAAAACTGATCAgacctttgttttttaaatacagtctGTGCTTAAGGCCTTGTTTACTTAGTAATATTTGGAATTAGAAATCTACAAATAAAGTGTACAATGTATCAGTACTGTAGTAAAATTCTACAAATATTTGTTATTGAAATACCTGCAGAGTAGAGTATTAGttcaaacagatgaaaaaatgtaaattaatgaaaatgagATGAAACTTATAACGTGCTTGATTTATTGCTCACAAGCATTTAGGGCTTAGCcacaggtgtttttttttttgattactCAGATCATCTTTTGTACAAGTGCAAGCACATATTTAACATATCAGGGATTATCCCTGCACATAAATGAGAATCGGAACCCAGCTTTGGGAAATGGCTAAATAGGGAATGGCTGCCATCAACAGGGTGGCTTCATTAGAGTTTGCTGTAACAATCCCCAGGTTATGcagctcaaaacaaaaaaactaatCTAGCAAAGCAATGAGGTAAGTGTTAAAAGTCACAAACCTActcaaaataaatgcttttccattttcttttaaaagcgGTACTGCACCTTTGTATGTTGTACTAGAAAAATACTGGAAGCTGCCACAGATGTAAGAAACATTCTTTACacttaaaaaatagtttttctacTAATATCAATGAAGACAGAAGTATTTATAACTTTTATATAGATGGAACGTATACCAAGTAGTCTTAAAGCAGTTAAAATGCATTGCAATTGTTTTATTATAACAAATTAATTCACTTGAACTTTTTATATCACGTTGTGCAAAGGAAGTGTTTTGACTTGCACTAACAGACTGCtgtctgaaaatacattttatattctcagtttttaaaaaaaaatagattttgaaCCATTTTGAATAATCACTTTCCCACTGTTACTGCAGTTTATTTATACACCAACAGGAGAGGTACAAACAGCTAAAACAGCTAGCAAAATTACATCCTAATACATGGTAAAcagatacagaaacaaaaataatccattCTAAAATAAATAGACTGAAATGGTTCTACTGAAAATCAGTGACATCTCTTTCACATAGATATACAAATCTTTATACAAATGCATAAATGTGTacagagcaaagcaaaaaagtttCTACCTGATGAGAACCGAGGAATACAAAACTTTTGTTTAATGAGGGCTGCTGTGAAGCTGTTTTGTGAAGTATGCTAccactttttaattaaaattggaTTTGCCAATTTTTGCTAATATAAGAGTTGTATTCAAACGCTTTCTTTGTTCCCATTTTAATACATCTTAAAGTTTCTCCTCAAGAAATGGTTCCTTTCCAAATCTTAGTTTGCTACCAGTATGTTCAAGTAAGATTTTTATAATGGATTGAGAACATAGATGCATTAATGTCATGTCCCTATATGATTCAGTTTGTGTTACTACAAAAAAGAAGTCTGAGGAGAAGCAAATGGTGAACTTAAGACGTTTCAGCCTTTTAATGAATTTATACACCACTGTCACCTGCCACCACTTGAAATCCATACGCAAGAGCACTTCATTGATACAAAGAGAGCACAGATGGGAGTAGGGAAGGAAGGTTTGGCAGACTGTGTGGATTCCATTTTCTAAACAAAGATGATGACAGTGTGTACATTTTGGACAGagaagttttgggtttgtttgtttttccttcaccaCTATGTATTTGTAGCCCTGTCTTAGGAGAACAGACTTATACAAACATTATGTCTGTGCATGTATTGATGTAGATATGTTAGTATGATAAATCCTCTCCCCATCGCTTTTTTCCATATCTAGCATAAATGGTGTATGCATCCAAAGATaacaaggctttttttctgaggagAAGGAAATTACAAATCTGGACTAACTCCATAGCTGATACAGCCACCTTTGCTGATGCCTCTGCTCTGGGGAAACTTTTGTAGGTGGTTCCAGTTGCCCATATGCAAATCAAGTACTTCACACAAATTAGGTTTACTTACTGAAAAGTGAGGAACTATTTACTTTACTTTCTTCCTCACTGTTTTAAAGGCACCATCTTGTGATAGCAGAGGGCTGTTCAGGAGTCACAGCTTTTCTCAGATACCTGTATGGCAATCTGTAGGTAGAAACAGCATGGTGGTAGGGAGAGGTAAGGACTGTAGCTGCAGTAGCTCTTCCAGCAAGAGTTTTACTAGTTCATGGAATGCAGGTGATGGGACTGGGAAACATTATGTTATGGTTAAGGATCAATGACAAAAAAGACATTGACACAGAGGCTTGTGGAGACcctgaaaacacaaagaacagATGGGGCTGATGAAGAAAACGGTGCCCTTGTGAGAAGGGTGGTACCAAGAGAGAATCATGTCTAAGCTATTCCACAGGAAGAAGCAGGCTACTGCGCTTTCTCAGAGTTGGGGGGGAACCACAAAGGGACGGTGTAGCTCTATGAAGAGTGGATGCTGTAAGCCTGAACAGATTTTTGGTCAGGTaacagaagatattttaaagagagTCTTAAACTTTAGAGCCCTTCAGTTAAATTCTGAAAACACATAGCTTTTCCATAGCGTGCATGCATCTGGCAGTTGCAGGAAACTACGGGTTCCTAGGCTTCGCAAATAGCCTGTAGAATCATGTGTAACGTTCTAGCACATACAGGATGTACACCCATTTTTCTGGAATGCTCTGACCTTCTCTTGCAATTCCTGGTCAGGAACTATAACAAGTCTTCAGTATGAATATTTATGTGTAAATTCACTTGCTTTGGAGCCAAAttttgccacaaaaaaaaaaaaaaaaccaaccccaaaccctctGTCTTAAAGGATACGCTAAGTGTGACTTGCATTTAAAACTGTGTATGACAGCTTGCGTTAGTCATAATTTCTTCATTCTAAAAACATAACTTCACTTGTTACCCTCATTTTTAGAGAATGTTTCCTTCTGTAACATTTTCATACCTGTTCCTCACTCAGAATGTACCGGAGTTGCTGCTAACACTGGTGTTTATTTCAACTCAGGAAGCCTCATCCAGGAGCAACAGTAATGGCTCTATCGGGTAAAGCCGTTGGCTTTTTTTCATGCCATTTCCTCTTCACGTTCCACAAAATACCTTAATAGTAAGGAAAAGTTCCCTGGCTGTTAATGAGGAGATAATGCTGCCAGCATCTTTCATGGCATCCTAGTCAGTATGTCCCCTTGGGAAGATTTCAGCAGTCCAAACAGTGTGTGAACTCCGGTTAAAGAGAAGTGAAGACCACCTCAAGAGtttcctgaaaacagcattaaaaataacagtttaaGAACCttgttccatttctttcctaGTTTTGTACTCTAGGGAGGTAGTTCTAGGCTAAAGAGTAGGAGATTAATATAGGTACTTAAGTTCAGTGGTTTTACAGAAGTCAGCAAAACTAGGAACTTCTGGCGTCTTATCTAGTCAGTGTGTCTGCTTTAAGGTGGATGAAATACGCTCCATTTGCGGTCTCCAAGCAAGATTGTGTCAGACAAGTGAAAGTTGGTTGGTATTTGCTGTGACTCTTGCCCAGAACTACCTTTCAGTTTTGATCACCTATATACGAACAGGGGGAAGGTGTGGGTAGGTGGATGAGGTAGAGGAGAACTAACTCTAGTCTAAACAttacttctcttttcctttctttctcagtgTAGACTCAGGTTAAGATGTGTTTAGCTGGAATACAGATGGCTAGAGCTGACTGCTTGGTTTCTTCAAGTTTTAATACTTTTGGGTAGACTAAACCAATTTTAATCTgtagagggaaaaaattattgCGTTGGCCAAAATGCATCACCTGATTTTGACCTGAACAGAGGagttttcctctggaaaagaaaacGGTGTGTGACCAGGGGCTCACTCTGTTATGACAATCAGTTGTATGGCCTAACAATCCTCAATGCCTGCACAAGTACATACAAGTCATGCGGCTATAAAATACGCCTCAGCAGCTTGAGCAAATGCAACTATGGCAGGTTTTGCTATTTTCTTATGCAAAAGAGTTAAGGCAGGTGGGATGAAGCTCTGAAACAGAACTAGAGAATAGGAAAGTCGTGCAAGTAAGAATGACAACACGTGATAGAGATAGTAATAGGGACAGCATGTTTTTCTCACCAAAAAAACATGTCCATGAATGAAAACAGCAAGCAGAACTCAACCTAGTATTTTCTCTACCAAAGAGCAAGTTGGACAGGATGGAACTGTTACAGAAGGAATTTGTATTTAAGTAACTgcttattaaataaattaattaccACCTAGCTTCAAAGTAGTCATCAGATTTTGACCTTAAAATGTATCTATTACTCTCTGGGATGGAAATGAGAAATTACCAAAAGAAGTAACAATTCAAAACAGGGCAGTCAAACAGGATAGAGAAACAAGTTCTGCCAGTAGGACACCCGCTGCCCTCCACTGATGACACAGGGAAGTCCAGACATGTATCAGAGGGCAAAAGTCATCATTTACTGTCCAGCTCACGCACGCAGTGCAAAAATAATGCATAGTTTATTACTCCTGTGAGAAAAGCATTCAGGAACAGATAAACAAATTCATGTTTAGAACCAGAAGTAACAGAATTACGCAGTTACTCAAGCCCCATACATATTCATACACAAGCTTATATGCTGTACATTGTTGTAATTACGAAGTTCAAAATTTACTAAATACAGAAgtctttgcagttttctttcctagtAGGTAAAATGACAATATACATTGATGGATTTATGGTGTGCATATATTTAgttatatatatacacgcacgtgtgtgtatatatgtatctTTCTATCAGAGGATATGTATATGCACACCAAGTACGTATTTATATTAAACCAGGAGTACATTGCTATACCAGCGCCAGCTGGAAGGGTACTGGGTATCTGAGGATTCACTGTCACTTTGTAGAAGCCGTATTTTTCCCAATCTATTCCCAGCTCTATCAGGAAAGTGCATTGCGGCATTACCCAGAAACAGCTGCCGTTACTCCATTCTGGAAGTACTGTGCTTCCACTACGTGTGGAAGCAACACAATTTGACAGGTTCTTGTTTGCAGAAATCTTAACAGCTGACATCTAACCCAGTGACAGGAAGGTTCTGGACTGGATCACAGAAAGTTGAAATACTTTATATTGTTACTGTACACCAGCAAATCCAGGCACTTAACACTATCAATGTTTTTATTGTCAACTGCTCTAGAACTATAGGTGAAAGCTTATCTTCACTAAAATCAAGAACAAACTTTCCACAGACCTCAGTAGGATAGGACATCGTCTTGCACTCTAACAGTACTGTATTTTAACAAATCCaggaattttaaatgtttggcAAAGTGCATACTTTAAAAGAACCATTCAGATATTTATAATAGCTTGACTGAACTTCAGGGTCAATATATGATAAATTCTCTACAAGATAAAGGCACAGTACTTACAGGTACTTTTACCACTGCAGCTTTAAATAAGATAAAGTAAATAACCACTACtatcttttaaattaaactgtTGAGAATTATAGTGATAATCTTTCATAGAAAAGTAGATAAGCTTGTGCATTTAGTACTCTTGATTCTGGAACCATCTGAACATGGGCATCACTAACGTACACCCACTGTCCTCCTGATGCTCCCACGGCTTCTTTTAAACctgaaatgcaaaaacaaaaagttttttcttgtctttcacaTCATCATCAAACAAATACAGTGGatatttcagaaagcaagaGAGGCTTCTAACCCACAAGAGTTACTCATGAATTAGACGCAGTCCAGTATTTGAAGTTTGAAATTTACATGTCAAAGAGGTACTTGCAAGAGAAACTGGGGGAAGACAATGCTTACAAATGTACAGTGCCGTTGCTTTTTTCATACTTTTGGAAAAAGCCTAAGACATTTCAAGTACAGCTTACTGAGTTCTAACAGTAAGTTATACTAGCACACAACCAGTTCTGacatagaaaaaaatcatatttcaaaAGCTGACCAGTGTGAAATTAAGAATGCAAAAAGATCTAATCTGTTGTAATAATCATTGCAAGAGAAGCATAAGACTGAGGTAGACTTCCATTTcaaaagtaatattaaaaaattgtcCTTCTGGGAAATGAGCTTCAGATGCAAAGTGATACTACGCAGGACAGACAGGACAGTGCTTGGTTCTCACTCCCCCCGTGAAGGgaaacagtaaaaacatttaCCTTACTCTGACACTCAACATTCTTGCCTCTGCAAATTATTCACTAACCGATGCTGTCCTAGAATCTTCTTTCATTCTGCATATCCAGAACATATTAATAAGAACTAGTGTGCTGTTCTCAAAATACCAACAGAAACCCGAGAGCAAACCTAGTATCCTCCATGAAAAAGTTTCTTGCTGTTCACATTAAACCAGAGGATTCCAGatttttaagcattaaaaaatttcCAATCCTAACATAGGTAAAATGCTCAAATATatggaaaatttaatttcagttgtCATGGATTTGGCTCTTGTACTAGAACATTTTTCAAATACCAAATATGCCAAATAGTTAATTTTACGCAGCACAACTGTTCATCTGGGCATATTTTGACTAGGAAAGAGAGGAGAGTGTTCTATCAGTTCTATGTTTAATAACTGAGCCAGAATTCCATTATTCACTCAGCTCTGTGTGGGGTTAATGCAGAAGTAGGTCATGTACTGGGtgtaagaggaagaaaagagaatttatCTATGTGGCCCTAAAATAACAGAATATTCTGAGCTAAAACAATTACTGGCTATAAATCCCCTTAAGGATAAGGAGCTGTAGCCAGTAGTTGCTTTTGATTTTACTCACAGAGAAAGGAGGCTCTGTTTGTACATACCCAGAACATTTTTAGTGGAAGAAATGTGCTCTAGTAATTTCTTGGAGGGTGTCCTGACTTTCACATATGCAGCATAATGACCACCTCTCATTGACCCACTGTGCTCCACTATTCCGTACAGACTATATAGCACTCTTGCACCGTCCGTAACATTCTGCACtcccagaaacacagaaaacaaagataagTTATGTCACAATGAGTTTTACAGCTACCTTAACTAGCTGTCAGCCGTATTACTTTAAAAGAAGCAAGCAGACATCTACAGCATTTCCAAGGTGAAATACATCTATTAAAAATACTCAATAGCCTATTAATTGAATTTGGTTACCATGGAAGCAGCAATACTTGTCCATAATGCTGTTAGAGACACTACCACCATCAGGGCACCATAGCCTAACTCATACTAGTTAACATCCGTGATAGTCTTGATATATGAACGGAATTTCAATCAGTTACAATGCTGATCTTGGGACACTATTTGAAAACATTCACTCTCtaggaaaggaaggaataaaaaccATCATCATCAGTCCGGTTTAACTTGCGCTCAGGACAACAACTGTTGAAGTACAACAAAAACAGAGATTTGAAATGTGTACCTTGCAAGATGCAGAACAAAATGGTGCTAAGTCTAAAACCAGTGGGAAATCCACATGCCTATTTACTTTTCGTAGACTCAAACCAgccttcaaaagaaaagaaaaaaaagacagtaaaaaaagtatttttactagGAAGGCTTTTTATAGCTAAGGTGTTATTATTATACTATTAAagtaaaccaaaaccaagaatAAGATTGTAACCAATTTAAATGATCTTTGTTATGTTTTCAATACAGTGCCTGCTACATATAAGCAAGATGGACACGCAAGAGGTTTCCCTGGATACATCTGAATGGCTAAATGCCCTCTGAAGGTATTAGACAGCCAAAAAACCATGTTTCGAATAGTGGTTCTACCAGTTCTCcatataaaaagcaaataccGGTATGCACGACAACACTTAAAGAACTGCTTGTCAGCCAGTGGGGCAGAGGAATATACAAAGAGAGTTTTGGCCTTTTACCTGGTGGAATCTTTTCAGATGGAGGATAAGAATAGCCGGAACTGAAGAAATCAGCAGCTGTTTCCGAGCATTTGTATAGATACCTTCCatcttcttttctgtatttatgaatatcaaaataatttgtaaagtGAAGGCAGGCACACagaatttaagtattttttaaacatctgaCAGGATAGATCTACGTAACAGTGATTTTGTACATGGTATATAAAATGCAAGGGAGATTTTTTTgagtaacagaaaaatattttctcatttttctggtttttaataaaaataatctgccaAATCTGAGCATTATCTTAGCCCGTCCTGTGCAAATGAGACCAAAAGTTGGAAGCATGTACACTGTCTAGGTCAGCTTGCACACTGAGATACCTACGTTGTCTGTTACTTCAGCACCCAACTTTCCTGTTACCATATCACCTGAAATAAATGGATGATCACTGGAACAAGAAACAGAAGGCACAGGTCTCTCTATTTACACTAATGTCTTGACCACTAAGAGattaattttccattcttcccttctttctgaaTGACTGCATACTTTGTGCTTATTTAAGAGAAAGGTCGGAGGGGGAGTGTCTACTTCAGGATACCTCATCACCTGCTGGCTTGAGCACACAGGACCGGGCTATGTGGACTCCAGTCCCCCTGTGGTACAGAGGGAGTTGAACCCAGCGCTCCTACCAAAAGTAGCTCAGTGGTTAGCTACGCAGGAAAAGGGAGCACACCACCAgcattttttttgctgaaaagaataatttactGGTTTTACACATATCCAAAGGAAAATAGTTCATTTAAGGCAGAGAGGAGCATTTAATGTACAAGTAGGTAACTTCTTAAATCTTTTGttttagaaggaagaaaattaataatgatTAGTTGTGAActgactttccttttctatttttcactgTGCCCATGGcaccaaaatattatttatatagcaCTTACTCTCAGTCcaataatgagaaataatttattataaaatactgtttatCTCTCCAGAGATTTATAAATGCACAGGAAACAGGCAATCTTTTGTTACTCTAAGACCTCCctttatattttgtttacaaTTAATCAGAagagcttaatttttttatccttCTGAATTACTATACATCCAAAAAACCCtccagtcttttaaaaaagtttatttttcattacatttaaattatttttcattatatttgaaTTGTTTTTCATATTCAGTGACCCCCAATAGTCTGCTTGGGCTATACAAAGATGGAGGAAAACATTGTCACAAGAAGTTCTCTCTCATCTCCATTCTTAGAAATCTTTCtaagtttttttccccctcttcatTACAAGTGtctttttttgcccttcttACATAGCTAATTGCATTACTTCCCTGAGTATGTAAGTTGCTAGAGCATTTGTTTCAAAGCTTCTAGGATtgtaaagaacagaaacagcagcaaagatTAATATCGAACGATGAGCCTATTCAGTTTATGGTCACCTTTAAATTGCTTATCTTggataaaataaagaaaagatgaaaaataaattctaaggTAATAGCTACGATTAAGTTGTAGTATAAAATGTAGTGATGCTGCCTTCACGGGATGAAGTTGTTACAAGCAAGTTCTGCTTGAGGAGACATTTTCTATTTAGCCACGAGGGGGAGGCCCATGCTGAAGcaatgaaaaagcagcaagtgCCTGGGTTTTGAGAGGCAATTTTGTGGTGTCCAGACAGAAGCACTTCACCTGTGGAGTTGGTTTTCTTCTGATACTTCTGCATCCTCTCTGTGCAGCTCTCACATAAAAGCTTGTTGTTGCCCATTAGGAGCTCTACAGAGGTGAACTGGTAAAGGCAGGATTGAACAGAGCATTCCTTTGAGCTAGTTATGTAGCTTTGGGAAAGCGTCTGGAAAGCATTTTGAGGGTTTTGGGATAGCGGGGATTTGTCTACTGAGAACATGGAATTATTTGATAAACCTAATGCTGGATCCCCACGGCTCGattttttatcttcatttaTAATACCACAGAGGCTGAGTTTGGATATGGCACTGGAAATCATCTCATCGTTGCCGTCACTTGGTTTGTTGTGTGGCATTTTAACATTTATGTGGCTGACGTGCAAACCAGACATGTTGCTGGATGGGCTGATGGCTGTTTGCTTAGAAGCACTTTCGCTTTCCGAGGCTTCGCTGTCTGCatcaaagctgctttcagagcGGCTGGCTTCCTTCTCGCTGCCGTCCGTTTGACTTCCATTTACAGCGGAGTCAGCGGTTGTGTCTTTGGAGTACGGGACACCAGAGCTACCTTCCAGCTCaagctttctggttttctcctgCATGATAACAGGACTTTTTTCATCTTCATTAGAGGAAGC
This Phalacrocorax aristotelis chromosome 3, bGulAri2.1, whole genome shotgun sequence DNA region includes the following protein-coding sequences:
- the USP45 gene encoding ubiquitin carboxyl-terminal hydrolase 45 isoform X2; translation: MKTLQMIFQGCSKNSEGQHSLKHFQTARTEPHCIVINLSTWIIWCYECDEELSTHCNKKVLAQIVDFLQKHGSRAEPSSSKIIRLREEHGEASEILKGKGSGNGASVPVKGINNLGNTCFFNAVMQNLAQTHILNELMYEMKEKGTKLKICHTSDSQLDPLVVNLSSPGPLTSAMFLFLHSMREAGKGPLSPKVLFSQLCQKAPRFKGFQQQDSQELLHYLLDAMRIEETKRIQTGILKAFNNPTTKTADEETRRKVKAYGREGVKMNFIDRIFVGELTSTVMCEECENISTVKEPFIDLSLPIIEERVAKPVPLGRTGKGKSVQEADLGQCNCSPITTLNNQPKTVKKHALTKDKNQLNQERRLARKASSNEDEKSPVIMQEKTRKLELEGSSGVPYSKDTTADSAVNGSQTDGSEKEASRSESSFDADSEASESESASKQTAISPSSNMSGLHVSHINVKMPHNKPSDGNDEMISSAISKLSLCGIINEDKKSSRGDPALGLSNNSMFSVDKSPLSQNPQNAFQTLSQSYITSSKECSVQSCLYQFTSVELLMGNNKLLCESCTERMQKYQKKTNSTEKKMEGIYTNARKQLLISSVPAILILHLKRFHQAGLSLRKVNRHVDFPLVLDLAPFCSASCKNVTDGARVLYSLYGIVEHSGSMRGGHYAAYVKVRTPSKKLLEHISSTKNVLGLKEAVGASGGQWVYVSDAHVQMVPESRVLNAQAYLLFYERLSL
- the USP45 gene encoding ubiquitin carboxyl-terminal hydrolase 45 isoform X4 — translated: MKKLEEKSKISTVKEPFIDLSLPIIEERVAKPVPLGRTGKGKSVQEADLGQCNCSPITTLNNQPKTVKKHALTKDKNQLNQERRLARKASSNEDEKSPVIMQEKTRKLELEGSSGVPYSKDTTADSAVNGSQTDGSEKEASRSESSFDADSEASESESASKQTAISPSSNMSGLHVSHINVKMPHNKPSDGNDEMISSAISKLSLCGIINEDKKSSRGDPALGLSNNSMFSVDKSPLSQNPQNAFQTLSQSYITSSKECSVQSCLYQFTSVELLMGNNKLLCESCTERMQKYQKKTNSTEKKMEGIYTNARKQLLISSVPAILILHLKRFHQAGLSLRKVNRHVDFPLVLDLAPFCSASCKNVTDGARVLYSLYGIVEHSGSMRGGHYAAYVKVRTPSKKLLEHISSTKNVLGLKEAVGASGGQWVYVSDAHVQMVPESRVLNAQAYLLFYERLSL